The Stieleria maiorica genome includes the window TGAATCTCGTTGCAATAGTCGAATTGGCTTAGCACCGTCAGCGTGTCGTCGGTCGATCCCCCATCGACGACCCAAATCTCCAACGGACGATGGTCCTGCGTGAGGATCGATTCGATGCATTGACCGATGTAGGCCCCCTGGTTGAACGACGGGATCACAATGGTGACGAGTGGAGATTGAGACATGGCGTGCCAGAACTCTGTTGGTTAAGCCAGCGTTTTCAAATCGGCCAGCCAAGCATCGACTAGCTGCATTTCATTTTCGGGAAAGATCTGCTCGTCCACCAAGGTCGCGTAACACCGCCGCAAATTGCCACCGACCGATTCGACTCCCGGATCCAGTTCGATTCGCGCCAGCGCTTCAGCGATTTGATGGTTCTGTTGATAGCCCGGAACTTCATCCTTGAAATCAGACATCAGGTTGTGCGGGTTGCGTTCCTGGACGACTTCGGACGGGTGGAACACAACCCCGGTCCCCAATTCCCACAAACACCGCTGGGCGACAAAACTTTTCCAGATATCACACATCCGAAACGGACAGTAGCTCGGCACGTAGAGCAAGGGGTACACCGCCGGCCACCACCACGTGGTCTGAGTATTGAAGGGGCACCACTGCCCGGGCGCCAGCATCACGCTCGGGGCGTCATCAAAATCGAAGTCGCGATCCAGCACCAACCGCCAGATCGCATCGACATCCGGTGCCCCATTTGCCAGTCCCTGTTGGATCGGAGCCCAATGCTTCGCCGAGTCACCGCTCGATTTCGCGAGCGTGGACGGACAAACCGACGTCGCGACTGATGACTCGCGAATCTGGTCCAGCGGCAACCCACGCGGCCAGATCAGTTCGTTCGAAAAGTACTTGTAAACGTTGATCCACGTCGCGGCGTTGGAAAGCCCGTCCTCACGCCGCCCCTCGGCGAAACGAAGCGCATCGATCCATTCCTCCCGTGCCGTCCAGTGATCCAAAGGGGCATTGTCGTCGTCGGTTTCGTAGATGCACGTCGCCCCCAATCGCATCGCGTGTAAGTACCCGATGTTCTTGCGACAGTAGTGCTTTGTAGGGAGTAGATCCGCCAACGCGAAGCCAGAGGCGAGCTGGCCGTCGATCGACAAGAACGACAGCTGGTCGGATTCGAATCCGTCCACCGACGACAGGT containing:
- a CDS encoding STELLO glycosyltransferase family protein, whose product is MLQSVITTIQRPTDSVIRLAESMAGSGAGLVIAGDTKGPDSFDLSSVDGFESDQLSFLSIDGQLASGFALADLLPTKHYCRKNIGYLHAMRLGATCIYETDDDNAPLDHWTAREEWIDALRFAEGRREDGLSNAATWINVYKYFSNELIWPRGLPLDQIRESSVATSVCPSTLAKSSGDSAKHWAPIQQGLANGAPDVDAIWRLVLDRDFDFDDAPSVMLAPGQWCPFNTQTTWWWPAVYPLLYVPSYCPFRMCDIWKSFVAQRCLWELGTGVVFHPSEVVQERNPHNLMSDFKDEVPGYQQNHQIAEALARIELDPGVESVGGNLRRCYATLVDEQIFPENEMQLVDAWLADLKTLA